Proteins encoded within one genomic window of Streptomyces kaniharaensis:
- a CDS encoding DUF6624 domain-containing protein — protein sequence MATTEQGRTALAGELAAMMAEDAAAARLANSPDLADQAVWRRLTTRHGDRLAEIMAVHGWPTEALVGPDAAKAAWLVAQHADRQLDVQRRAVELMTAAVSDGAASARDLAFLQDRLAVNEGREQRYGTQIGAVTDGRPVPWPCEEPERLDERRAEVGIEPFDEYTARFAPR from the coding sequence ATGGCGACAACCGAGCAGGGCCGGACGGCACTGGCCGGGGAACTGGCGGCGATGATGGCCGAGGACGCCGCCGCGGCTCGGCTGGCCAACAGCCCCGACCTCGCCGATCAGGCGGTCTGGCGGCGGCTCACCACCCGGCACGGGGACCGGCTCGCCGAGATCATGGCGGTGCACGGCTGGCCGACCGAGGCGCTGGTCGGCCCGGACGCGGCGAAGGCGGCCTGGCTGGTCGCGCAACATGCGGACCGTCAACTCGACGTCCAGCGGCGGGCCGTGGAGCTGATGACCGCGGCCGTGTCGGACGGCGCGGCAAGTGCACGGGATCTGGCGTTCCTTCAGGACCGGCTCGCCGTCAACGAGGGCCGCGAGCAGCGGTACGGCACGCAGATCGGCGCGGTCACGGACGGCCGCCCGGTGCCGTGGCCGTGCGAAGAACCGGAGCGGCTGGACGAACGGCGCGCGGAGGTCGGGATCGAGCCGTTCGACGAGTACACCGCGCGGTTCGCACCGAGGTAG
- a CDS encoding class I SAM-dependent methyltransferase has translation MTDAFTAEEQRPAEPAALDDVPGWFWDHDRHSFEWFLGRQEKAGVTGDLLEMGAYLGRSAIVIGEHLQPGETFTVCDLFDSDAPDDENAAEMDISYRKTLTRSAFEANYLAFHDELPEIIQAPTSSLAGGRIPAGAFRFIHIDASHLYEHVVGDLQVARTALQDQGVVVLDDYRSQHTPGVAAATWEAVFNHGLKPIMLTECKFYGTWGDPEPFQRDLLDRVDLAEGCLLTTETLNGRQLLRMVGTSDGIESFRPSRHQRRLATEAARRDADQAAEESRRALLEAQEEAARDLAARRARAAEQRRPVNVAKRAARDLLPPVITSAIRRARRG, from the coding sequence GTGACCGACGCGTTCACTGCCGAGGAGCAGAGGCCCGCCGAGCCGGCTGCGCTGGACGATGTCCCGGGCTGGTTCTGGGATCACGATCGGCATTCTTTCGAGTGGTTCCTGGGTCGGCAGGAGAAGGCCGGGGTCACCGGTGATCTGCTGGAGATGGGCGCATACCTGGGCCGCAGTGCGATCGTCATCGGCGAGCACCTCCAGCCCGGCGAGACGTTCACCGTCTGTGACCTCTTCGACTCGGACGCGCCGGACGACGAGAACGCGGCGGAGATGGACATCTCCTACCGGAAGACCCTGACCCGGTCCGCCTTCGAGGCCAACTACCTCGCGTTCCACGACGAGCTGCCGGAGATCATCCAGGCGCCGACCTCGTCGCTCGCGGGCGGGCGGATCCCGGCGGGAGCGTTCCGGTTCATCCACATCGACGCCTCGCACCTCTACGAGCACGTCGTCGGCGACCTCCAGGTGGCCCGCACCGCGCTGCAGGACCAGGGCGTCGTGGTGCTCGACGACTACCGCTCCCAGCACACCCCGGGTGTCGCCGCCGCGACCTGGGAGGCCGTGTTCAACCACGGACTCAAGCCGATCATGCTGACCGAGTGCAAGTTCTACGGCACCTGGGGGGACCCGGAGCCCTTCCAGCGCGACCTGCTGGACCGGGTGGACCTCGCCGAGGGCTGCCTCCTGACCACCGAGACCCTGAACGGCCGGCAGCTGCTGCGGATGGTCGGCACCTCGGACGGCATCGAGTCGTTCCGGCCGTCCCGCCACCAGCGCCGGCTGGCGACCGAGGCCGCCCGCCGCGACGCCGACCAGGCGGCCGAGGAGTCCCGCCGGGCCCTGCTGGAGGCGCAGGAGGAGGCCGCCCGCGACCTCGCCGCCCGCCGCGCTCGCGCCGCTGAGCAGCGCCGCCCCGTCAACGTCGCCAAGCGCGCCGCCCGGGATCTGCTCCCGCCGGTGATCACCTCGGCGATCCGCCGCGCCCGGCGCGGCTGA
- a CDS encoding APC family permease: MTPSERTDTLSEQEQSTASHQNYRRSLGTISLTAVGLGSIIGSGWLFGAERAARLAGPASILAWVIGAAVALTIALTYSELGSMFPKAGGMVRYGQYSHGSLAGYLAAWANWIAIVSVIPGEATASVQYMSSWHFAWAKGLYEGKELTVSGVALASVLLVGYFVLNWFAITLFAKTNTAITVFKVVVPTLTAGALLFAHFDTAHFTDHGGFAPNGWSAVFTAVAVSGIVWAFNGFQSPLNLAAEANNPGKSLPKAVIGSILIALVIYVALQVAFIGAIPAADLSKGWSGLGYTSPLADLSIAWGLNWLAMLLYADAFISPSGTGMIYAATTSRMIHGVQENGHLPRIFGKVDARTGIPRPALVLNLVVAFLFLAVFRGWGSLAEIVSVATVISYITGPVAVMALRRLAPDLPRPVRLRAMPVVAPVAMVFGSLVLYWARWPLTGKVILLMAAGLPIWAWYELRKPWAELRPHLRAGAWMVGYLFVMAAVSWAGSTDFGGQGYLPEGWDLLIVAALALAFYYWGVASAWANPSLAEVRRELDAEAVPAEQAPESREPSRV, encoded by the coding sequence ATGACCCCGAGCGAGAGGACCGATACGTTGAGTGAGCAGGAGCAGTCGACGGCATCGCATCAGAACTACCGACGCTCGCTCGGCACCATCAGCCTCACCGCCGTCGGGCTGGGCTCGATCATCGGATCCGGGTGGCTGTTCGGCGCCGAGCGGGCCGCCCGCCTCGCCGGGCCCGCGTCGATCCTCGCCTGGGTGATCGGCGCCGCGGTGGCCCTCACCATCGCGCTGACCTACAGCGAGCTGGGCTCGATGTTCCCCAAGGCCGGCGGCATGGTCCGGTACGGCCAGTACTCGCACGGCTCGCTGGCCGGCTACCTCGCCGCCTGGGCCAACTGGATCGCCATCGTCTCGGTCATCCCCGGCGAGGCCACCGCGTCCGTCCAGTACATGAGCTCCTGGCACTTCGCCTGGGCGAAGGGCCTCTACGAGGGCAAGGAGCTGACCGTCAGCGGCGTGGCACTCGCCAGCGTGCTCCTGGTCGGCTACTTCGTCCTCAACTGGTTCGCGATCACGCTCTTCGCCAAGACCAACACGGCGATCACCGTCTTCAAGGTCGTCGTCCCGACGCTGACCGCCGGCGCCCTGCTGTTCGCCCACTTCGACACCGCCCACTTCACCGACCACGGCGGCTTCGCGCCGAACGGCTGGAGCGCGGTGTTCACCGCCGTCGCCGTCTCCGGCATCGTCTGGGCGTTCAACGGCTTCCAGTCCCCGCTCAACCTGGCGGCCGAGGCCAACAACCCCGGCAAGTCGCTGCCGAAGGCCGTCATCGGCTCGATCCTGATCGCCCTGGTGATCTACGTCGCGCTCCAGGTCGCCTTCATCGGCGCCATCCCGGCCGCCGACCTGTCGAAGGGCTGGAGCGGCCTCGGCTACACCTCGCCGCTGGCCGACCTGTCGATCGCCTGGGGCCTCAACTGGCTCGCCATGCTGCTGTACGCGGACGCGTTCATCTCCCCCAGCGGCACCGGCATGATCTACGCCGCCACCACCTCGCGCATGATCCACGGTGTGCAGGAGAACGGGCACCTGCCGCGGATCTTCGGCAAGGTCGACGCGCGGACCGGCATCCCCCGCCCGGCCCTGGTGCTCAACCTCGTCGTCGCGTTCCTCTTCCTCGCCGTCTTCCGCGGCTGGGGCTCGCTCGCCGAGATCGTCTCCGTGGCCACCGTCATCTCGTACATCACCGGCCCCGTCGCCGTGATGGCGCTGCGCCGCCTCGCCCCCGACCTGCCCCGGCCGGTCCGGCTGCGCGCGATGCCGGTCGTCGCTCCGGTCGCGATGGTGTTCGGCTCCCTGGTCCTGTACTGGGCCCGCTGGCCGCTCACCGGCAAGGTCATCCTGCTGATGGCCGCCGGCCTGCCGATCTGGGCCTGGTACGAGCTGCGCAAGCCGTGGGCCGAGCTGCGTCCGCACCTGCGGGCGGGTGCCTGGATGGTCGGGTACCTGTTCGTGATGGCCGCCGTCTCCTGGGCCGGCAGCACCGACTTCGGCGGGCAGGGCTACCTGCCCGAGGGCTGGGACCTGCTGATCGTCGCCGCCCTGGCGCTCGCCTTCTACTACTGGGGCGTCGCCAGCGCCTGGGCCAACCCGTCGCTGGCGGAGGTCCGCCGGGAGCTGGACGCGGAGGCCGTGCCGGCCGAGCAGGCTCCGGAGTCGCGGGAACCCTCTCGGGTCTGA
- a CDS encoding ATP-binding protein, whose protein sequence is MSGTPDSRVADEGRLDVEQISGAAKAEPRRDGAGHEADRGAGLGAPRGPGHTATEPAEGAWRFPVPATGSSVPRTRHAVRDRLLAQGMGAVRYQELVDDLLLIVSELVSNAVTHAAKLSPEVTTELTVRGGWVRVSVEDGDPYRPKALESDTARTGGRGLLLVKSVTLQAGGMCDVERTREGGKVIWASLPIPPRKDD, encoded by the coding sequence ATGAGCGGAACGCCTGATTCCCGGGTCGCGGACGAAGGGCGGCTGGACGTGGAGCAGATCAGCGGGGCGGCGAAGGCCGAGCCGAGACGCGACGGCGCCGGGCACGAGGCCGACCGCGGAGCCGGACTCGGCGCCCCGCGCGGACCGGGACACACGGCGACGGAGCCGGCCGAGGGCGCCTGGCGGTTCCCGGTGCCCGCCACGGGGTCCTCGGTGCCGCGCACCCGGCACGCGGTGCGGGACCGGCTGCTGGCCCAGGGGATGGGCGCGGTGCGGTACCAGGAGCTGGTGGACGACCTGCTGCTGATCGTCTCGGAGCTGGTCAGCAACGCCGTGACGCACGCCGCCAAGCTGTCACCGGAGGTGACCACCGAGCTGACGGTGCGCGGCGGCTGGGTGCGGGTCTCGGTCGAGGACGGCGACCCGTACCGGCCGAAGGCGCTGGAGAGCGACACCGCGCGGACCGGCGGGCGCGGCCTGCTGCTGGTGAAGAGCGTGACCCTGCAGGCAGGCGGGATGTGCGACGTGGAGCGGACGAGGGAGGGCGGCAAGGTCATCTGGGCCTCGCTGCCCATTCCCCCGCGGAAGGACGACTGA
- the idi gene encoding isopentenyl-diphosphate Delta-isomerase has translation MPQSPPTNPTHFTSEVDTGLDVETDVAADPGAAGTDEILLELVDDEGVTIGTAEKLWAHQQPGRLHRAFSVFLFDRQGRLLLQRRALGKYHSPGVWSNTCCGHPYPGEAPFVAAARRTAEELGVAPALLCEAGNVRYDLPDEASGLIEREWNHLFVGLVTAPVRPDPDEVDDHAFVTAQELRELRAERTFSVWFDTVFEAALPGIREIAGRDW, from the coding sequence ATGCCCCAGAGTCCGCCGACCAACCCGACGCACTTCACCTCAGAGGTCGACACCGGCCTCGACGTGGAGACCGACGTAGCGGCCGACCCGGGGGCCGCCGGCACCGACGAGATCCTGCTGGAACTGGTCGACGACGAGGGCGTCACGATCGGCACCGCCGAGAAGCTCTGGGCCCACCAGCAGCCGGGCCGGCTGCACCGGGCGTTCTCGGTCTTCCTCTTCGACCGCCAGGGGCGACTGCTGCTCCAGCGCCGCGCGCTCGGCAAGTACCACTCGCCTGGCGTCTGGTCGAACACCTGCTGCGGCCACCCGTACCCGGGCGAGGCGCCGTTCGTCGCCGCCGCCCGCCGCACCGCCGAGGAGCTGGGCGTCGCCCCGGCGCTGCTCTGCGAGGCCGGGAACGTCCGTTACGACCTGCCGGACGAGGCCTCCGGGCTGATCGAGCGGGAGTGGAACCACCTGTTCGTGGGCCTGGTCACCGCGCCGGTGCGGCCCGACCCGGACGAGGTGGACGACCACGCCTTCGTCACCGCGCAGGAGCTGCGGGAGCTGCGGGCCGAGCGGACGTTCTCGGTCTGGTTCGACACGGTCTTCGAGGCGGCCCTGCCCGGGATCCGGGAGATCGCCGGTCGGGACTGGTAG
- a CDS encoding phosphocholine cytidylyltransferase family protein: protein MIGLVLAAGAGRRLRPYTDTLPKALVPVDGERTVLDLTLGNFAEVGLREAAVVVGYRKEAVYDRKAALEGKYGVKLHLVENDKAEEWNNAYSLWCARDLFAEGLLLANGDTVHPASVQRTMLEGNQRLTEAGRAPGILLALDTVKKLADEEMKVVVDPAAGMRRITKLMDPADATGEYIGVTVINPSAAVDLTDALRATYERDPQLYYEDGYQEMVNRGLRIDVQPIGEVSWVEVDNHDDLAKAREIACRY from the coding sequence ATGATCGGCCTCGTTCTGGCAGCCGGCGCCGGCCGCCGGCTGCGCCCGTACACCGACACACTGCCCAAGGCGCTGGTGCCGGTCGACGGGGAGCGGACCGTCCTGGACCTCACGCTCGGCAACTTCGCCGAGGTCGGGCTGCGTGAGGCCGCGGTCGTCGTCGGCTACCGCAAGGAGGCCGTGTACGACCGCAAGGCCGCCCTGGAGGGCAAGTACGGCGTCAAGCTCCACCTGGTCGAGAACGACAAGGCCGAGGAGTGGAACAACGCCTACTCCCTGTGGTGCGCCCGCGACCTCTTCGCCGAGGGCCTGCTGCTGGCCAACGGCGACACCGTCCACCCGGCCTCCGTGCAGCGCACCATGCTGGAGGGCAACCAGCGCCTCACCGAGGCCGGCCGGGCCCCCGGCATCCTGCTCGCCCTCGACACGGTGAAGAAGCTCGCCGACGAGGAGATGAAGGTCGTCGTCGACCCGGCCGCCGGCATGCGCCGCATCACCAAGCTGATGGACCCGGCCGACGCGACCGGCGAGTACATCGGCGTCACCGTGATCAACCCGTCCGCCGCCGTCGACCTGACCGACGCCCTGCGCGCCACCTACGAGCGCGACCCGCAGCTGTACTACGAGGACGGCTACCAGGAGATGGTCAACCGGGGCCTGCGGATCGACGTGCAGCCGATCGGCGAGGTGTCCTGGGTCGAGGTCGACAACCACGACGACCTGGCGAAGGCGCGGGAGATCGCGTGCCGGTACTGA
- a CDS encoding iron-containing alcohol dehydrogenase family protein, which produces MPVLTRLVPSPLFVEIRPGALDALGGILADQRLSASGRIAVAISNGSGAAMRERLEPALPGADWYNVDDGSLDSAVRLAEAMRGGHYDAIVGLGGGKIIDAAKYAAARVGLPLVAVATNLAHDGICSPVSTLDNDAGRGSYGVPSPIGIVVDLDVIRQAPPRFVAAGIGDVISNISACADWELSHAVTGEPVDGLAVAMARSAGENLLRHPGSLGDRDLLTALAEALVLSGIAMNIAGSTRPSSGACHEISHALDVLYPKRSAQHGEQVGLGAAFASFLRGERELTGLIVERLARHGLPVTAAQIGFTEAEFTEAVHYAPNTRPGRFTILEHLDLSPSAIRDAYADYVQAVNS; this is translated from the coding sequence GTGCCGGTACTGACCCGACTGGTCCCGTCGCCGCTCTTCGTCGAGATCCGCCCGGGCGCGCTGGACGCGCTCGGCGGCATCCTCGCCGACCAGCGGCTGTCGGCCTCGGGCCGGATCGCGGTGGCGATCAGCAACGGCTCCGGCGCCGCGATGCGCGAGCGCCTGGAGCCGGCCCTGCCCGGCGCCGACTGGTACAACGTGGACGACGGCAGCCTGGACAGCGCGGTGCGCCTGGCCGAGGCGATGCGCGGCGGGCACTACGACGCGATCGTGGGCCTCGGCGGCGGCAAGATCATCGACGCCGCCAAGTACGCCGCGGCCCGGGTCGGCCTGCCGCTGGTCGCGGTGGCCACCAACCTCGCCCACGACGGCATCTGCTCACCGGTCTCCACGCTCGACAACGACGCCGGCCGGGGCTCCTACGGGGTGCCCAGCCCGATCGGCATCGTCGTCGACCTGGACGTGATCCGGCAGGCCCCGCCGCGCTTCGTGGCGGCCGGCATCGGCGACGTCATCTCCAACATCTCAGCCTGCGCGGACTGGGAGCTGTCGCACGCGGTCACCGGCGAGCCGGTGGACGGACTGGCTGTGGCGATGGCCCGCTCGGCGGGCGAGAACCTGCTGCGCCACCCCGGGAGCCTCGGGGACCGGGACCTCCTGACGGCGCTGGCGGAGGCCCTGGTACTGTCCGGCATCGCGATGAACATCGCGGGCAGCACCCGTCCCTCGTCGGGTGCCTGCCACGAGATCTCGCATGCCCTGGACGTGCTGTATCCCAAGCGGTCCGCCCAGCACGGCGAACAGGTCGGCCTCGGCGCGGCGTTCGCCAGCTTCCTGCGGGGCGAGCGCGAGCTGACCGGCCTGATCGTGGAGCGCCTGGCGCGCCACGGACTGCCGGTGACCGCCGCTCAGATCGGCTTCACCGAGGCTGAGTTCACCGAAGCGGTGCACTACGCTCCAAACACCCGCCCGGGCCGTTTCACCATCCTCGAGCACCTCGACCTCTCCCCCTCAGCAATCAGGGACGCGTACGCCGACTATGTCCAAGCCGTCAACAGCTGA
- a CDS encoding CDP-alcohol phosphatidyltransferase family protein codes for MLQRRSAEHWAGRLYMRKISLRITRVLSTMTAITPNGLTYLMMFTGILAGAALVVPGLTGAILGALLIQVYLLLDCVDGEVARWRRQTSLTGVYLDRVGHYMSEAALLTGLGLRATDLLHRDGHGSHWEWAFLGTLAALGAILIKSETDLVDVARARSGMTAVEDSASVPRSSSVAKARRAASFLKFHRLVGAVEASLFILAAGIADAVHGGLTFTRLAVVVLAAIAMLQTVLHLLSIVLSSRLR; via the coding sequence ATGCTCCAGCGCCGCAGCGCCGAGCACTGGGCCGGGCGCCTCTACATGCGGAAGATCTCGCTGCGGATCACCCGCGTGCTCTCCACCATGACGGCGATCACGCCCAACGGCCTGACGTACCTGATGATGTTCACCGGCATCCTGGCCGGTGCCGCGCTGGTGGTGCCGGGCCTGACCGGCGCGATCCTCGGCGCCCTGCTGATCCAGGTCTACCTGCTGCTGGACTGCGTGGACGGCGAGGTGGCCCGCTGGCGCCGGCAGACCTCGCTCACCGGCGTCTACCTGGACCGGGTCGGCCACTACATGTCCGAGGCGGCGCTGCTCACCGGCCTCGGCCTGCGCGCCACCGACCTGCTGCACCGCGACGGCCACGGCTCCCACTGGGAGTGGGCCTTCCTCGGCACGCTGGCCGCGCTCGGCGCGATCCTGATCAAGTCCGAGACGGACCTGGTGGACGTGGCCCGGGCCCGCAGCGGCATGACCGCCGTCGAGGACAGCGCCTCGGTGCCGCGCTCGTCCTCGGTGGCCAAGGCCCGCCGGGCGGCCTCCTTCCTCAAGTTCCACCGCCTGGTGGGCGCGGTCGAGGCCTCGCTGTTCATCCTGGCCGCCGGGATCGCCGACGCCGTCCACGGCGGGCTGACCTTCACCCGCCTCGCGGTGGTCGTGCTGGCCGCGATCGCCATGCTGCAGACCGTGCTGCACCTGCTCAGCATCGTCCTCTCGAGCAGGCTGCGATGA
- a CDS encoding glycosyltransferase family 2 protein, with amino-acid sequence MGNRPEELNALIESVRAQEGPTVELAVVANGAPLPPLPEGVRTVELPENLGIPGGRNVGIELFGRNGRDVDAVLFLDDDGHLPRTDSARLLREAFSADPELGIVSFRIADPDTGVTQRRHVPRLRASDPLRSSRVTTFLGGASAVRCTVFEQAGQLPAEFFYAHEETDLAWRALDAGWAIDYRADVVLHHPTTSPARHATYFHNVARNRVWLARRNLPALLMPLYLGTWFLLTLARRPSSEALKAWWGGFRAGWREPSGPRRPMRWRTVWRLTRLGRPPVI; translated from the coding sequence ATGGGCAACCGGCCCGAGGAGCTGAACGCCCTGATCGAGTCCGTCCGCGCCCAGGAGGGCCCGACGGTCGAGCTGGCCGTGGTCGCCAACGGCGCCCCGCTGCCGCCGCTGCCGGAGGGCGTGCGCACCGTCGAGCTGCCGGAGAACCTCGGCATCCCGGGCGGGCGCAACGTCGGCATCGAACTGTTCGGCCGCAACGGCCGGGACGTCGACGCCGTCCTCTTCCTGGACGACGACGGGCACCTGCCGCGCACCGACTCGGCCCGCCTGCTGCGCGAGGCCTTCAGCGCCGATCCGGAGCTGGGCATCGTTTCCTTCCGGATCGCCGACCCCGACACCGGTGTCACCCAGCGCCGGCACGTCCCCCGGCTGCGCGCCAGCGACCCGCTGCGCTCGTCCCGGGTGACCACCTTCCTGGGCGGCGCCAGCGCCGTGCGCTGCACGGTGTTCGAGCAGGCCGGCCAGCTGCCCGCCGAGTTCTTCTACGCCCACGAGGAGACCGACCTCGCGTGGCGCGCGCTGGACGCCGGCTGGGCCATCGACTACCGGGCGGACGTCGTGCTGCACCACCCGACGACCTCACCCGCCCGGCACGCCACGTACTTCCACAACGTGGCCCGGAACAGGGTTTGGCTCGCGCGGCGGAACCTTCCGGCCCTGTTGATGCCTCTCTATCTGGGAACCTGGTTCCTGCTGACCCTGGCCCGCCGCCCCTCCTCGGAGGCGCTGAAGGCCTGGTGGGGCGGGTTCCGGGCGGGTTGGCGCGAACCCTCGGGGCCGCGCCGGCCCATGCGATGGCGTACCGTTTGGCGATTGACCAGGCTGGGCCGGCCACCGGTCATCTGA
- a CDS encoding ABC transporter permease gives MSTVSEPVSLSAPRGADAGLTPKQLADKYGLSVSGARPGLFAYTKQLWARRHFIWAFATARLVAQYTDAKLGQLWQVVTPLLNCAVFYLVFGVILASKQGFPGNTYIAWLCIGVFVFQFTQNAVQSGTRAISDNLGLIRALHFPRASLPIAFTVIQLQQLLISMVVLVITVLAAGITPGKTWLLILPALLLQTMFNTGVSLVFARIGSKTSDISQLIPFVMRAWMFLSGVMFSIQDKIQTWPHYIQTLMALNPASVYMDLLRHAFAPIIYNKHQPVHQTLPPHQWTYGIAWAVGMFVIGYVFFWKAEEEYGRG, from the coding sequence GTGTCGACAGTGAGTGAACCCGTCAGCCTCTCAGCCCCCAGGGGGGCGGACGCGGGCCTGACCCCCAAGCAGCTTGCGGACAAGTACGGTCTGTCGGTGAGCGGCGCCCGGCCCGGTCTGTTCGCCTACACCAAGCAGCTCTGGGCCCGGCGCCACTTCATCTGGGCCTTCGCCACCGCCCGCCTGGTGGCCCAGTACACCGACGCCAAGCTCGGGCAGCTGTGGCAGGTCGTGACCCCGCTGCTCAACTGCGCCGTGTTCTACCTGGTCTTCGGCGTGATCCTGGCGAGCAAGCAGGGCTTCCCGGGCAACACCTACATCGCCTGGCTCTGCATCGGCGTCTTCGTCTTCCAGTTCACCCAGAACGCGGTGCAGTCCGGCACCCGGGCGATCTCCGACAACCTCGGCCTGATCCGGGCGCTGCACTTCCCCCGCGCCAGCCTGCCGATCGCCTTCACCGTGATCCAGCTCCAGCAGCTGCTGATCTCGATGGTCGTGCTGGTCATCACCGTGCTGGCCGCCGGCATCACCCCGGGCAAGACCTGGCTGCTGATCCTCCCGGCGCTGCTCCTGCAGACCATGTTCAACACCGGCGTCTCCCTGGTCTTCGCCCGGATCGGCTCCAAGACCAGTGACATCTCCCAGCTGATCCCCTTCGTGATGCGGGCCTGGATGTTCCTGTCCGGCGTGATGTTCAGCATCCAGGACAAGATCCAGACCTGGCCGCACTACATCCAGACGCTGATGGCCCTCAACCCGGCCTCGGTCTACATGGACCTGCTCCGGCACGCCTTCGCGCCGATCATCTACAACAAGCACCAGCCCGTGCACCAGACCCTGCCGCCGCACCAGTGGACGTACGGCATCGCCTGGGCGGTCGGGATGTTCGTCATCGGATACGTCTTCTTCTGGAAGGCCGAGGAGGAGTACGGCCGTGGCTGA
- a CDS encoding ABC transporter ATP-binding protein — protein MADTDLSKRDAVPAVKVAREPTVVVDDVHIVYRVHGAGSGKGSATSAISRIISRKRAAGVREVHAVKGISFTAYKGEAIGLIGSNGSGKSTMLAAIAGLLPTERGGIYTNGQPSLLGVNAALMNELTGERNVILGCLAMGMTPAQVKERYQEIVDFSGINDKGDFISLPMRTYSSGMGARLRFSIAAAKTHDVLLIDEALATGDQAFQQRSKRRIDELRGSAGTVFLVSHDNNSIREVCERTIWIEAGELVMDGPTDEVVGRYERGERP, from the coding sequence GTGGCTGACACCGACCTGAGCAAGCGCGACGCCGTCCCCGCCGTGAAGGTGGCCCGCGAGCCCACCGTCGTCGTCGACGACGTGCACATCGTCTACCGGGTGCACGGCGCCGGCTCCGGCAAGGGCAGCGCCACCTCGGCGATAAGCCGCATCATCAGCCGCAAGCGCGCGGCCGGCGTGCGCGAGGTGCACGCCGTGAAGGGCATCAGCTTCACCGCCTACAAGGGTGAGGCCATCGGCCTGATCGGCTCCAACGGCTCCGGCAAGTCGACCATGCTGGCCGCCATCGCGGGCCTGCTGCCGACCGAGCGGGGCGGCATCTACACCAACGGCCAGCCCTCGCTGCTGGGCGTCAACGCGGCCCTGATGAACGAGCTCACCGGTGAGCGCAACGTCATCCTCGGCTGCCTGGCGATGGGCATGACCCCGGCCCAGGTGAAGGAGCGCTACCAGGAGATCGTCGACTTCTCCGGCATCAACGACAAGGGCGACTTCATCTCCCTGCCGATGCGCACCTACTCCTCCGGCATGGGCGCCCGCCTGCGCTTCTCGATCGCCGCCGCCAAGACCCACGACGTGCTGCTGATCGACGAGGCCCTGGCCACCGGTGACCAGGCCTTCCAGCAGCGCAGCAAGCGGCGCATCGACGAGCTGCGCGGCTCCGCCGGTACGGTCTTCCTGGTCAGCCACGACAACAACTCGATCCGCGAGGTCTGCGAGCGGACCATCTGGATCGAGGCCGGTGAGCTGGTCATGGACGGTCCGACCGACGAGGTCGTCGGCCGTTACGAGCGCGGCGAGCGCCCGTAG
- the hpnC gene encoding squalene synthase HpnC gives MDRSSGVTLDKASAENFPVAPFFLPAAWRGDLMAVYGFARLVDDAGDGDLADPVGTARLLGVDAELPTTLSAQSGPPAPEEVAFRLALLDGLERDLDRVFEAALHPDTADRPRHPLMHPLVPLVDRHGLTPEPFRRLIEANRVDQTIARYATYDDLVGYCTLSADPVGRLVLAIAGVATPERIELSDAICTALQLVEHLQDIAEDLARGRIYLPAEDLERFGVTEADLAAPSASGPVRELIAYEAERARTLLDRGAPLVGTVRGRLRLLLAGFTAGGYAALAAVEDAGYDVLAQQAKPHKRRLAAKAAAIFAKGR, from the coding sequence GTGGACCGTTCATCGGGGGTGACGCTGGACAAGGCGAGTGCGGAGAACTTCCCGGTCGCCCCCTTCTTCCTGCCCGCCGCCTGGCGCGGCGACCTGATGGCGGTCTACGGCTTCGCCCGGCTGGTCGACGACGCCGGCGACGGCGACCTGGCCGACCCGGTCGGCACCGCCCGCCTGCTCGGCGTCGACGCCGAGCTCCCCACCACCCTTTCGGCCCAGTCCGGCCCGCCCGCTCCGGAGGAGGTCGCCTTCCGCCTGGCGCTGCTCGACGGGCTGGAGCGCGACCTCGACCGGGTGTTCGAGGCGGCGCTTCACCCGGACACCGCCGACCGCCCGCGCCACCCGCTGATGCACCCGCTGGTCCCGCTGGTCGACAGGCACGGGCTCACCCCGGAGCCGTTCCGCCGGCTCATCGAGGCCAACCGGGTGGACCAGACCATCGCCCGCTACGCCACCTACGACGACCTGGTCGGCTACTGCACGCTCTCCGCCGATCCGGTCGGCCGCCTGGTGCTCGCCATCGCCGGTGTCGCCACCCCCGAACGGATCGAGCTCTCCGACGCGATCTGCACCGCCCTCCAGCTGGTCGAACACCTGCAGGACATCGCCGAGGACCTGGCCCGCGGCCGGATCTACCTGCCGGCCGAGGACCTCGAACGCTTCGGCGTCACCGAGGCCGACCTCGCCGCCCCCTCCGCGAGCGGCCCGGTCCGCGAGCTGATCGCGTACGAGGCGGAGCGTGCCCGCACCCTGCTCGACCGCGGTGCGCCGCTGGTGGGTACGGTTCGGGGGAGGCTTCGACTGCTCCTGGCGGGATTCACCGCAGGCGGATACGCGGCCCTGGCGGCCGTCGAGGACGCCGGGTACGACGTTCTCGCCCAGCAGGCGAAGCCGCACAAGCGCCGCCTCGCAGCGAAGGCGGCGGCCATCTTCGCGAAGGGAAGGTGA